In Methanosarcina barkeri MS, a single window of DNA contains:
- a CDS encoding serine O-acetyltransferase yields the protein MNKDDLKYSLKNCLKDINQDLVFYGGKNLLSKVTIFFLNISFKLIFWYRISRYCYLKSKMTRRALVFIKYRQYLLGGNEIDYRAKLGKEIKFAHPSGVIIGAGVVIEDKVTIFQQTTFGSHGHKDEPKSYPTIKQGAIIYSGAKVIGGITVHENAVIGANSVVLIDVPKNSTAVGIPAKIIE from the coding sequence TTGAATAAAGATGACCTCAAATATAGTTTAAAAAACTGCTTGAAAGATATAAATCAAGATTTAGTTTTCTACGGTGGCAAAAACTTATTGAGTAAGGTTACGATCTTTTTTTTGAATATTTCTTTTAAACTGATATTTTGGTATCGTATTTCTAGATATTGTTATTTAAAATCGAAAATGACCCGTAGAGCTCTCGTTTTTATTAAATATCGACAATATCTTCTTGGCGGCAATGAAATCGATTATAGAGCTAAGTTAGGTAAAGAAATAAAATTTGCTCATCCTTCAGGTGTAATTATTGGAGCGGGAGTGGTTATTGAAGATAAAGTTACAATTTTTCAACAAACTACATTTGGAAGCCATGGGCATAAAGATGAACCCAAGTCCTATCCCACAATAAAACAAGGAGCAATAATTTATTCTGGGGCAAAAGTTATAGGTGGAATAACTGTTCATGAAAATGCTGTAATTGGTGCAAATTCAGTTGTACTGATCGATGTACCTAAAAACTCAACTGCAGTAGGAATTCCTGCAAAAATAATTGAATAA
- a CDS encoding glycosyltransferase family 4 protein: MKIAFVYDAVYPWVKGGAEMRIHELGKRLSSRGHEVHIFGVKWWEGEDTFEYEGMTLHGVCKARNLYVNGRRSISEAIIFAVKLFPELRKENFDLIDVSVFPYFSCFPVKAVSILKKVPSVLTWHEVWDDYWYEYLGRAGIFGLLIEKAVSKLSENNIAVSKWTKDRLEGLGVPGEKIAFIPNGIDLKRISEIEPNWEKFSVGPENKAYDIIFAGRLIKEKNVDLLIKAVALLKADFPALRCCIVGDGPERAALVKLAKRSGVCENVEFAGFQEYGALIGKIKASKVLVLPSSREGFGMVVIEAFACGVPVVTVRAKYNAAQGLVEDGVDGFIVGLEEREIAKAVIKIIGNTSRNKKASEAALRKAENYDWEEIVKNVQLMFEDCIKRN, from the coding sequence ATGAAAATCGCTTTTGTGTACGATGCTGTTTATCCATGGGTCAAGGGCGGCGCAGAAATGCGCATACATGAACTGGGAAAGCGGCTCTCGTCCAGGGGACACGAAGTACACATTTTCGGAGTCAAATGGTGGGAAGGAGAAGATACTTTTGAGTATGAAGGCATGACTCTTCACGGCGTCTGTAAAGCTCGAAACCTGTATGTTAATGGTAGACGCTCGATTTCTGAGGCAATAATCTTCGCTGTGAAATTGTTCCCTGAGCTCAGGAAAGAAAATTTTGACCTTATAGATGTGAGTGTCTTTCCCTATTTTTCCTGTTTTCCCGTAAAAGCGGTTTCAATCCTGAAAAAAGTACCTTCAGTACTTACCTGGCACGAGGTATGGGATGATTACTGGTATGAATATTTAGGAAGGGCAGGAATTTTTGGATTGCTGATTGAGAAGGCTGTTTCGAAGTTATCAGAAAATAATATTGCGGTCTCGAAATGGACAAAGGATAGACTTGAGGGACTCGGTGTGCCTGGAGAAAAGATCGCGTTTATTCCTAACGGGATTGATCTTAAAAGAATCTCCGAGATTGAGCCTAACTGGGAAAAATTCTCTGTTGGCCCTGAAAATAAGGCTTATGATATTATTTTTGCAGGCCGGCTTATAAAGGAAAAAAACGTTGATTTGCTGATTAAAGCTGTAGCTCTTCTTAAAGCCGATTTTCCAGCTCTCAGGTGCTGCATTGTTGGGGATGGACCTGAAAGGGCAGCACTAGTGAAACTTGCAAAGAGAAGTGGGGTTTGCGAGAATGTCGAGTTTGCAGGTTTTCAGGAGTATGGGGCATTGATCGGAAAAATCAAGGCTTCAAAAGTGCTTGTGCTGCCTTCAAGCCGGGAAGGGTTTGGGATGGTGGTTATCGAAGCTTTTGCCTGTGGAGTTCCTGTGGTGACGGTTAGAGCAAAGTATAATGCTGCACAGGGGCTTGTTGAAGATGGGGTTGATGGGTTTATTGTGGGGCTTGAGGAAAGGGAGATTGCAAAAGCTGTGATAAAAATTATTGGAAATACCTCAAGGAACAAAAAAGCTTCAGAAGCCGCATTGCGGAAAGCTGAAAACTATGACTGGGAAGAAATAGTTAAAAATGTTCAATTAATGTTTGAAGATTGTATTAAAAGAAATTAA
- a CDS encoding acyltransferase family protein has product MISRSYSEIKDKITLIDGISIIFIVLFHELGGINRPDAIFLIRYLATFGLVLFTFSSGLKMGVNHSAEINDKSFISRYFVKRFTRLYKAYIGYTLLAFVPLYCVSYISINYLNLNFEGITHFWNNLNIDGLLKTLVGNNIVSFQLGYLILLIVITTICFTIIYYFQIDTLLYLGIPLLVFDVICKDTLKQYPSILFNVMMYMPAYIFGIAYGYKQLEQNKLSLSYICSTIFVAIFTISIVYPQSFAYKYAILLYGITFPPFMMLFSRLLLNCKYLKESLMLCGKYSFQIYLFHWPIILPVLSKFMISILKINYFFTPYGVTVLAMIICVYVYKVSKKLKLNQIFE; this is encoded by the coding sequence ATGATCTCTCGGTCCTATTCAGAAATAAAAGATAAAATTACTTTAATTGATGGTATTAGTATTATTTTTATTGTACTCTTTCACGAGTTAGGTGGGATAAATCGACCAGATGCCATATTTTTGATAAGATATCTTGCCACATTTGGCCTAGTTTTGTTTACATTCTCATCTGGACTTAAAATGGGGGTAAATCATTCTGCAGAAATCAATGACAAATCATTTATAAGTAGGTATTTTGTAAAGAGATTCACTCGGCTGTATAAAGCGTATATTGGGTATACACTGCTGGCGTTTGTTCCTCTATATTGCGTCAGTTATATATCAATTAATTATCTTAACCTAAACTTTGAAGGCATCACACATTTTTGGAATAATTTAAACATAGACGGTTTACTTAAAACTCTGGTTGGAAATAATATTGTTTCTTTTCAATTAGGGTATCTAATTTTACTAATTGTAATAACAACTATTTGTTTTACAATTATATATTATTTTCAGATTGATACTTTATTATATTTAGGGATTCCACTACTGGTATTTGATGTTATTTGTAAGGATACTTTAAAACAGTACCCTAGTATTTTGTTTAATGTCATGATGTATATGCCAGCTTATATTTTTGGGATAGCCTATGGCTACAAGCAATTAGAACAAAATAAACTGTCACTTTCATATATTTGTTCAACAATTTTTGTTGCAATATTTACTATTTCCATAGTTTATCCACAATCGTTTGCATATAAATATGCTATTTTATTATATGGAATAACATTCCCGCCATTTATGATGTTATTTTCTAGATTACTACTAAATTGCAAATATTTAAAAGAATCACTAATGCTGTGTGGTAAATATTCATTCCAAATATATTTATTTCATTGGCCGATTATTTTACCCGTGTTGAGCAAATTTATGATTAGTATTCTCAAAATCAATTACTTTTTCACTCCATATGGTGTAACAGTCCTTGCAATGATTATCTGTGTCTATGTATATAAAGTAAGTAAAAAATTAAAATTAAATCAGATATTTGAGTAA
- a CDS encoding UDP-N-acetylglucosamine 1-carboxyvinyltransferase: MNQDNYEYIIQPSHLKGKVKISGAKNSALKLLTASILTEEKIDLMNYPAKLLDAQIHVGMLEALGKKCIINDEKIVISEKEVPSPILDWSKRSIRNTLLILGALVSRIGEAKVPLPGGCDLGERKFDLHEMILTNMGAKVWVENDMLCAKAEDGLKGTDIFLPIRSTGATENAIICGCLAEGITKVWNPHIRPEILDLINFLNKMGAKIQVFGQEHIEITGVEKLYGVKYSVIPDNMEAITWLIAAVITGGDIEIINFPFRDLEVPLIHLRESGAKYYIGDNSLIVRGGTPYPIEISTGPYPGINSDMQPLFAVYGACAKGSSKIIDLRFPGRYCYASELAKMGLQYNINGNILEIIGGNPLNGAQVRALDLRAGIALVLAGLVAKGETRILDAWQIERGYDNFIEKLISLGGNVRYG; encoded by the coding sequence ATGAATCAAGATAACTATGAATATATTATTCAGCCATCCCATCTTAAAGGAAAAGTAAAGATAAGTGGAGCAAAAAATAGTGCTTTGAAACTTCTTACTGCTTCGATACTAACAGAAGAAAAAATAGATCTAATGAATTATCCTGCAAAATTACTTGACGCTCAAATTCATGTCGGCATGTTAGAAGCTCTAGGGAAGAAATGCATTATAAATGACGAAAAAATAGTTATTTCTGAAAAAGAAGTTCCTTCACCAATTTTAGATTGGAGTAAACGTTCAATTCGTAATACCCTGCTTATATTAGGTGCATTAGTAAGCCGTATAGGCGAAGCGAAAGTCCCCCTTCCCGGAGGGTGTGATCTCGGAGAAAGAAAATTTGATTTACACGAAATGATTCTCACGAACATGGGGGCAAAAGTTTGGGTTGAAAATGATATGCTTTGTGCCAAAGCAGAAGATGGGCTAAAAGGTACCGATATATTTTTACCTATTCGTTCAACAGGTGCTACTGAAAATGCAATAATATGTGGATGTTTGGCTGAAGGTATAACTAAAGTTTGGAACCCTCATATTCGTCCTGAAATTTTAGATTTAATTAATTTTCTTAATAAGATGGGTGCAAAAATCCAGGTATTTGGACAGGAACATATAGAAATTACAGGGGTAGAAAAATTATATGGAGTTAAATATTCTGTAATTCCTGATAATATGGAAGCGATTACTTGGTTGATTGCTGCAGTAATTACAGGTGGAGATATTGAAATTATTAATTTTCCTTTCCGAGATCTTGAAGTTCCATTAATACATCTTCGTGAAAGTGGAGCAAAGTACTATATTGGTGACAATAGTCTGATCGTAAGAGGGGGAACCCCCTATCCAATAGAGATTAGCACCGGCCCTTATCCGGGAATTAATTCGGATATGCAACCTTTATTTGCTGTTTATGGCGCCTGTGCAAAAGGTAGTTCCAAAATTATTGATTTACGTTTCCCTGGTAGATATTGTTATGCAAGTGAACTGGCCAAAATGGGCTTGCAATATAATATCAACGGTAATATACTGGAAATCATCGGTGGGAATCCCCTTAATGGTGCTCAAGTAAGAGCTCTTGACCTCAGAGCTGGTATCGCATTAGTGTTAGCTGGGCTGGTGGCAAAAGGTGAGACCCGGATCTTAGATGCCTGGCAGATTGAAAGAGGATACGACAATTTTATAGAAAAATTAATTTCACTGGGGGGAAATGTAAGATATGGATAA
- a CDS encoding glycosyltransferase family 2 protein: protein MSSKPNLSIIIPVHNEEENILELYEKLYNTLSLPHLIVNTYEIIFIDDGSTDSTFEEIKKIKNSTVKVVRFQRNYGKAAALSCGFKRSKGDIVITLDGDLQDDPKEIPRFIEKLKKYDMVSGWKNKRQDPISKTLPSKVFNWLTRSITGVKIHDFNCGYKAYNSYVVKNINVYGELHRYIPALVYWKGYTVGEIEVEHHPRIHGDSKYGVERLLKGFLDLITVTFLMIYKKRPLHVFGGIGILLGLSGVIMSIYLMVLWATGLKIGDRPLLMLGILLTVTGAQFISLGLIGELITNLRNNDDYIIKYDSYEMENGR from the coding sequence ATGTCTAGTAAACCCAATCTATCAATTATAATTCCAGTCCATAATGAAGAGGAAAATATACTGGAATTATATGAGAAACTCTACAATACCCTTTCACTACCTCACCTAATTGTAAATACATATGAAATAATTTTTATTGATGATGGGTCTACAGATAGTACTTTTGAAGAAATAAAAAAAATAAAAAACTCTACAGTTAAGGTTGTAAGATTTCAGAGAAATTATGGAAAGGCTGCAGCTCTGTCTTGCGGATTCAAAAGGTCAAAAGGAGATATTGTCATCACACTGGATGGGGATCTGCAGGACGATCCAAAAGAAATCCCCAGGTTCATAGAAAAACTAAAAAAGTATGATATGGTTTCCGGCTGGAAAAACAAAAGACAGGATCCTATTTCGAAAACTCTGCCTTCAAAAGTCTTTAATTGGTTAACTCGATCCATAACCGGGGTTAAAATTCATGACTTCAACTGTGGGTATAAAGCATACAATAGCTATGTTGTAAAAAACATAAATGTGTATGGAGAGCTTCATCGTTACATTCCGGCTCTTGTTTACTGGAAAGGTTATACCGTAGGAGAAATTGAAGTTGAACATCACCCGAGAATACATGGAGACTCAAAGTATGGGGTCGAAAGGCTATTGAAAGGATTTCTGGACCTTATAACAGTTACATTTCTGATGATATACAAAAAGAGGCCTCTACACGTTTTCGGAGGTATAGGAATTCTTCTCGGGTTATCCGGGGTAATTATGTCCATATATTTAATGGTTTTATGGGCAACAGGACTAAAAATAGGGGATAGACCTCTTCTTATGCTCGGAATCTTGCTTACAGTCACTGGAGCTCAGTTTATTTCCCTTGGCCTGATAGGAGAACTGATTACAAACTTGAGAAATAACGATGATTATATTATAAAATACGATAGCTATGAGATGGAAAATGGCAGGTAA
- a CDS encoding SDR family oxidoreductase, whose protein sequence is MKNKNVVVTGGMGFIGSHLTERLLEDNEVTVIDNESTGTIENIRHLLGHKNLTVIQGSIVDLNLTEIFKDKDYVFHLAAIPSVPRSVKDPFSSNNSNVTGTLNVLIAAKDAGIKKVIFSSSSSVYGDTPTLPKREDMPINPMSPYAITKATGEMYCRVFQDLYDLPTVSLRYFNVFGPRQDPNSQYAAVIPKFITAILNDESPVIYGDGEQSRDFTFVKNVVDANILSCESKKTGVFNIACGRRITINQLVDYINEILGKKIKSVHAEPRPGDIKHSLADISKAKEFGYNPIDNFKKELEKVVQWFTK, encoded by the coding sequence TTGAAAAATAAAAATGTAGTAGTCACAGGTGGAATGGGTTTCATCGGTTCCCATCTTACTGAGAGGCTACTTGAGGATAACGAAGTAACAGTTATTGATAACGAATCTACAGGTACGATTGAAAATATAAGGCATCTACTGGGCCACAAAAATCTAACTGTAATACAAGGCAGTATAGTAGACTTGAATTTAACAGAAATATTCAAAGACAAAGATTACGTTTTTCATCTAGCTGCAATTCCCAGTGTTCCAAGAAGTGTGAAAGATCCTTTTAGTTCAAACAACTCTAATGTCACAGGAACACTGAATGTTCTGATAGCTGCAAAAGATGCTGGAATTAAGAAAGTAATCTTTTCTTCGTCCTCTTCGGTGTATGGCGATACGCCAACTCTCCCGAAAAGAGAAGATATGCCAATAAATCCGATGTCTCCATATGCAATTACAAAAGCAACCGGAGAAATGTACTGCAGGGTTTTTCAGGATCTTTATGACCTTCCAACAGTCAGCTTAAGATATTTCAATGTTTTTGGCCCAAGGCAGGACCCCAATTCTCAATATGCAGCTGTGATTCCAAAATTTATAACTGCAATTTTGAATGATGAAAGTCCTGTGATATATGGAGACGGAGAACAAAGCAGAGATTTCACTTTTGTCAAAAATGTTGTTGATGCGAATATTCTTTCCTGTGAGTCTAAGAAAACTGGAGTTTTCAATATAGCATGTGGTCGAAGAATTACAATTAATCAATTAGTTGATTACATTAATGAAATTCTGGGAAAAAAAATAAAATCAGTACATGCGGAACCAAGACCAGGGGATATTAAGCACTCATTAGCAGATATCTCAAAAGCTAAAGAATTTGGATATAACCCAATTGATAATTTTAAGAAAGAACTTGAAAAAGTAGTACAGTGGTTCACAAAATAA
- the murB gene encoding UDP-N-acetylmuramate dehydrogenase translates to MDKINNLINKNLGDICLKEPLSKHSSWRIGGPADVLIEPYTIEQILEIIQYANLMKIPTMVIGNGTNLLFSDEGFRGIIIKMGKNFSKYTIRGKKACAEAGIWTPKFAKILSDSGLSGLEHTIGIPGTLGGLIFMNGGSGGKCIGNVVKKVWAIDKNYDLISLSQKECDFSYRKSVFQDSDYIICKIELECEFGEKERIKSEMRKILDNRKNKFPLNYPNCGSVFLSNPIVNDIFAPPGKLIEEAGLKGYQIGGAQISEKHANFIVNLGNATAKDVISIFQYIRKVVYQRYGLCLESEVRYVGELGSLRSLHEVGKIE, encoded by the coding sequence ATGGATAAAATAAATAATTTGATTAATAAAAATCTAGGAGACATTTGTTTAAAAGAGCCTCTTTCAAAGCACAGTAGCTGGCGGATTGGTGGTCCTGCAGATGTTTTAATTGAACCTTATACTATCGAACAGATACTCGAAATAATACAATATGCCAACTTAATGAAAATTCCTACAATGGTTATAGGGAATGGAACAAATTTACTTTTTTCTGATGAAGGTTTTCGTGGAATTATAATAAAAATGGGTAAAAACTTTTCTAAGTATACTATTAGGGGTAAAAAGGCTTGCGCAGAGGCAGGTATCTGGACTCCAAAATTTGCAAAAATATTATCAGATAGTGGTTTATCAGGTCTTGAACATACCATTGGAATTCCAGGCACCCTTGGTGGACTTATTTTTATGAATGGAGGGAGCGGTGGAAAATGCATAGGAAACGTTGTCAAAAAAGTATGGGCTATTGACAAGAATTATGACTTAATATCTTTATCCCAAAAAGAATGTGATTTTTCTTACAGAAAATCAGTATTTCAGGATTCAGATTATATTATTTGTAAAATTGAGCTAGAATGTGAATTTGGAGAAAAAGAAAGAATAAAGTCTGAAATGAGAAAAATACTGGATAATCGTAAAAACAAGTTTCCACTTAATTATCCCAATTGTGGATCTGTTTTTTTAAGTAATCCTATTGTGAACGATATTTTTGCACCTCCCGGAAAGTTAATTGAAGAAGCAGGTTTAAAAGGTTATCAAATAGGTGGTGCTCAAATCTCGGAAAAACATGCCAATTTTATAGTAAATCTGGGGAATGCCACTGCTAAAGATGTGATTTCTATTTTCCAATATATCCGAAAAGTTGTATATCAACGTTATGGACTTTGTTTAGAAAGCGAAGTGAGGTATGTAGGAGAGCTGGGAAGTCTCAGATCGTTGCATGAGGTTGGAAAAATTGAATAA
- a CDS encoding glycosyltransferase family 2 protein codes for MLYKLDMPSLSIVMPSMNEEETIRICIEKAQSIFKKYSIEGEIIIADNSSDRTAEIAASMGAKVIGPIKGYGNAYLKGLAEAKGDYIAIADADNTYDLLELDKFLDPLMAGDADFIMGTRLKGDIKKGAMPWLHQYIGNPFLTGMLNLLFGTKISDAHCGMRAFTKEALEKMDLKTHGMELASEMIIEAAKCGLRIKEVPITYYSRRTPSKLRSFQDGWRHIRFMMLYRPLPFLFLPGAVVFVLGALITGSLLLTGNVAENRLHSFILGCMLLILGGQMISTGGYLKTYGLIRGMYPNDKGNTAKWLNYHSLEKELFAGSIILIAGILLGLKVVYTWISSGYGSLSEVKSAVISMVFAFIGLQMIFSAIVLSVMLLEVDTDW; via the coding sequence ATGCTTTATAAGCTGGACATGCCCTCTCTTTCTATTGTAATGCCTTCCATGAATGAAGAAGAAACCATCCGAATTTGCATAGAGAAAGCTCAGTCTATATTCAAAAAATATAGTATAGAAGGGGAGATAATAATTGCTGACAACTCGTCAGACAGGACTGCAGAGATTGCAGCGTCAATGGGTGCAAAGGTAATAGGCCCGATAAAAGGTTACGGAAATGCTTATCTCAAAGGGCTGGCTGAAGCAAAAGGAGACTATATTGCTATTGCTGATGCCGATAATACCTATGACCTGCTTGAGCTTGATAAGTTCCTGGATCCTCTTATGGCAGGAGACGCGGATTTTATAATGGGTACCAGGCTTAAAGGCGATATCAAAAAAGGAGCTATGCCCTGGTTGCATCAATATATAGGTAACCCTTTCCTGACAGGAATGCTGAATCTTCTTTTTGGGACGAAAATTTCGGACGCCCATTGTGGGATGCGAGCTTTCACAAAAGAAGCCCTTGAGAAAATGGACCTTAAAACTCACGGCATGGAACTTGCATCCGAGATGATAATTGAAGCCGCAAAATGCGGGTTGAGAATAAAAGAAGTCCCCATAACGTATTACTCTCGCCGGACTCCCTCCAAACTTCGTTCATTTCAGGACGGTTGGCGGCATATAAGGTTTATGATGCTATATCGCCCTTTACCTTTTCTTTTTCTACCTGGAGCTGTGGTTTTCGTCCTTGGAGCCCTGATAACCGGTTCTCTCCTTCTTACCGGAAATGTGGCAGAAAACAGGCTTCATTCCTTCATTTTAGGCTGTATGCTTTTGATCCTCGGAGGACAGATGATCTCTACTGGCGGTTATTTGAAAACATATGGCCTTATCCGCGGCATGTATCCTAATGATAAGGGAAACACTGCAAAATGGTTGAATTACCATTCTCTTGAAAAAGAACTGTTTGCAGGTTCAATTATACTTATTGCAGGCATCCTGCTCGGGCTAAAAGTAGTATACACATGGATCAGCTCAGGATACGGTTCTCTCTCGGAAGTGAAAAGTGCAGTTATTTCAATGGTATTTGCCTTTATCGGCCTTCAGATGATTTTTTCGGCAATTGTCCTGAGCGTAATGCTCCTTGAAGTTGACACAGACTGGTAA
- a CDS encoding nucleotide sugar dehydrogenase produces the protein MSSQIKNYSAVHESLQGEKSGSVDLTSNTINYSVSPEGEEFPIPEPEEYKEEFNRVKGLVDKAREEGKEIVVVMGVGFVGAVMAAIIADTKDENGNYSKFVIGCQRPSTRSYWKIPLINRGQSPVKSEDKEVDEIIKRCVLETKTLVATYTNECLKLADVVVVDIQCDYVKCELGNVRTGEADMAALEASMKIIGENICPDCLVLIETTVAPGTTEFVALPLLKKAFQKRGIDSTPLLAHSFERVMPGKDYVASVRDFWRVCAGCTDKARAKVEKFLSEVINTKDYPLTIMDRPIESETAKIVENSYRATILAFLNEWSLFSEKNGVDLIKVINAIKMRPTHSNIIFPGPGIGGYCLPKDGGLGYWAYKHILGFEDGDEIFKITPTAIDINDTRALHVAELTRDALRNMGHYIAGADVLICGASYRQDVGDTRYSGSEIVVRKLTEMGAEMRVHDPYVDHWYEMENQDTYPSSGHSRKRFFRNQEGLAKLKIESDFSVAIKDIEALILAVPHKEYLNFEPDTIVKMAGGPIAVIDCFGILSDKDIRRYFELGCEVKALGRGHIQQIKKEVQKRKLQRLS, from the coding sequence ATGTCTTCTCAAATAAAAAATTATTCGGCTGTTCATGAAAGCCTTCAAGGTGAAAAGAGTGGGTCCGTTGACCTTACTTCTAATACTATAAATTATTCGGTTAGTCCGGAAGGAGAAGAATTTCCAATACCTGAGCCTGAAGAATACAAAGAAGAGTTTAACAGAGTTAAAGGTCTTGTGGACAAAGCCCGTGAGGAAGGGAAAGAGATTGTCGTTGTGATGGGTGTCGGGTTTGTTGGAGCTGTAATGGCTGCGATTATTGCGGATACTAAAGACGAAAACGGGAATTATAGCAAATTTGTAATCGGTTGTCAGAGACCAAGTACGCGCAGTTACTGGAAAATACCACTGATCAACAGAGGACAATCTCCTGTAAAATCAGAAGATAAAGAAGTAGATGAGATTATAAAACGCTGTGTTCTTGAAACAAAAACGCTTGTAGCTACATACACAAATGAATGTCTGAAACTTGCTGATGTTGTTGTGGTAGATATCCAGTGCGATTATGTAAAGTGTGAACTTGGAAATGTTAGAACCGGCGAAGCCGATATGGCAGCACTTGAAGCTTCCATGAAAATAATTGGAGAAAACATCTGCCCTGATTGCCTTGTGCTAATAGAAACAACTGTTGCCCCAGGGACTACCGAATTTGTTGCACTTCCTCTCCTGAAAAAAGCATTCCAGAAGCGTGGAATTGATTCAACTCCTTTACTCGCACATAGTTTTGAACGTGTTATGCCTGGGAAAGATTATGTGGCAAGTGTACGCGATTTCTGGAGAGTCTGTGCAGGTTGTACTGACAAAGCAAGAGCAAAGGTTGAAAAGTTCCTCAGTGAAGTAATAAACACCAAAGATTACCCTCTGACCATAATGGATAGACCCATCGAATCTGAAACTGCAAAAATCGTTGAGAACTCCTACCGTGCAACAATACTTGCTTTCCTTAATGAATGGAGTCTTTTTTCTGAAAAAAATGGTGTTGACCTCATAAAAGTTATTAATGCAATCAAAATGCGCCCAACTCACAGTAACATAATTTTCCCAGGGCCAGGGATTGGAGGCTATTGCCTTCCAAAAGATGGAGGTCTGGGTTACTGGGCTTATAAGCATATTCTGGGCTTTGAGGATGGAGATGAGATCTTCAAGATCACCCCCACAGCAATTGATATAAACGACACAAGAGCCCTTCATGTAGCCGAACTTACGCGAGATGCTCTTCGAAATATGGGCCACTATATAGCCGGAGCAGATGTCCTCATTTGCGGGGCCAGTTACAGGCAGGATGTAGGTGATACAAGATACAGTGGAAGTGAAATTGTAGTCCGGAAACTGACTGAAATGGGCGCTGAGATGCGTGTTCATGACCCATACGTTGATCACTGGTATGAAATGGAAAACCAGGACACATATCCGTCTTCCGGCCATTCACGGAAACGTTTCTTCAGAAACCAGGAAGGTCTGGCAAAGCTAAAAATCGAAAGTGACTTTTCAGTAGCAATTAAAGATATAGAAGCCCTGATCCTTGCAGTTCCACATAAGGAATATCTTAACTTTGAGCCGGATACTATCGTAAAGATGGCTGGCGGACCTATCGCAGTTATTGACTGTTTTGGAATATTATCGGATAAGGATATCAGAAGATATTTCGAACTTGGCTGCGAAGTTAAAGCCCTTGGAAGAGGACATATTCAGCAAATTAAAAAAGAGGTCCAGAAACGAAAACTACAACGACTTTCATAA